A genomic region of Lentisphaera araneosa HTCC2155 contains the following coding sequences:
- a CDS encoding DUF1670 domain-containing protein, with the protein MKDKLVNKKESKPEPAWTKKDFKAVLMNFFLQHCPQLGGELLVERLVLELIKTIETYYPATERMKMGQALWYAVDAAETAGYGKALERCKLVPVVLDMIHDDDIEAYLAKEKKRKRNITKVVRIFDQTYQQGGVLTLADAGAIMGLSPSTISSYLREYEKEHNRLVPRRGTIHDLGPTLTHKRIICIKHCYEGKSIEQTARETTHSVRAVTRYTNDFKRVQTCLKEGWKVEKIAAATGLSKSLTQEYIDLIENKPQEETEG; encoded by the coding sequence ATGAAAGATAAACTCGTTAATAAAAAAGAGTCGAAACCTGAGCCAGCCTGGACTAAAAAGGATTTTAAAGCTGTACTCATGAATTTCTTTCTTCAGCATTGTCCGCAGCTCGGTGGCGAGCTCTTAGTAGAACGTCTTGTTTTAGAGCTCATTAAAACTATTGAAACCTATTATCCCGCAACAGAAAGAATGAAAATGGGACAAGCTTTGTGGTACGCAGTTGATGCCGCAGAAACAGCCGGTTATGGCAAAGCCCTTGAACGATGTAAGCTCGTTCCTGTTGTTTTAGATATGATTCACGATGATGATATTGAAGCGTATTTAGCCAAGGAGAAGAAACGTAAACGCAATATAACGAAGGTTGTTCGAATCTTTGATCAAACTTATCAACAGGGAGGCGTCTTAACCCTTGCTGATGCTGGCGCCATCATGGGGCTTTCTCCAAGTACAATCTCTTCATATCTAAGAGAATATGAAAAAGAACATAACAGATTGGTCCCTCGGCGAGGTACAATTCATGATCTTGGTCCCACGCTGACTCATAAGCGTATTATTTGTATAAAACATTGTTATGAAGGAAAGTCTATTGAACAAACCGCTCGGGAAACAACACACTCAGTTCGAGCTGTTACGCGATATACCAATGATTTCAAAAGAGTTCAGACTTGCTTAAAGGAAGGTTGGAAAGTCGAAAAAATAGCTGCCGCTACAGGATTATCGAAATCTTTGACTCAGGAGTATATAGATCTAATTGAAAATAAACCACAGGAGGAGACAGAAGGCTGA